One Styela clava chromosome 4, kaStyClav1.hap1.2, whole genome shotgun sequence genomic window, ccgcaaagagcgcaaaacagcgcgaaacagcgtaaaacagcgcaaaacagagggaaacagcgcaaaacagtgtggaaacagcgcaaaacagcgcgaaagagcgcaaaacagagggaaacagtgtgaagcagaaaaaaattttgcaatgagttcgggacaccttgttttgagttggagtaccacggcagcaaattaaaaacacaaaccaacgtatgtagccagtaatgctgtaatggcaggtctgcccctgctggtgacacatttagggtaccataatttagaacatttttcatatggatatggttggctttagggttagggttaggtaaaaagggacctccagaagtatgtgcaccaagatggcgcacaacctgaaaatagtgtgtgtgtgtgtgtgtgtagcggattcaggttgtgcgacatattgctgcacatacttctggagcaccaaaaaggtagataaaatttcgcatgatgacctataatccggtacataaccttgtagatatgccggaaatagcgccataaaaccatggcgagaggcgccgtggttctttcgtggcaggaggtggtaatgactgcgtctcctgttttgcgctgtttccctctgttttgcgctggtttccttctgtttcgcgctgttttcctctcttttgcgctgttttgcgctattttgcgctgtttcgcgctcttttgcgctgttttgcgctctttgcggtgtttcgcgctgtattcagtaagtagtaagaccctatctggtacggtaccggtaggtcagtaggtaccgtaccggtaccgtactgtcCTTGTAATTACCACCAAAACAACTGCCAGAGTAGCCTAATTTGGACCAGAAGAATGTTAAATCTCTTATTTTCTGTCTACTGCCATTCTCTACGCTGCCCATGCCGTCAGGGACTGCCATTAGCCTTGGCAGATTAATGCTGTAATGGgccacataccggtaccgtaccggtactcactacggtaccggtaggtgGTACCTATTACCGTACCGTATCCTGGCATATGCAGATACATTCAGGCTACATGCTAAACTTAAGAACCTTAAAATGctcgtacggtaccggtacggtaacaCTGACACCATGCCCTTCACTTTTTCAAagtcgccatccctaatctgccaccacaattcgaccgcattttgccatccctaatctgccactacgcttcgaccgcattttgccatccctaatctgccaccacgcttcgaccgcatttcgccatccctaatctgccacgcttcgaccgcatttcgccatccccaatTTGACTTTTCGAccctattttgccatccctaatctgccacctttcgaccgtatttcgccatccctattctgccatccccaatatgacttttatgctaccaccACTATAGTTGTGTACGGCGATGTCAGGCGCTGCGCTCAGgtccaagtgcagttttaagtattctatggcgtctgcagctgccgcaaaaccatggcggtatttccataccatggccgctacggccaaacctatggcgactgacttcttagctgccacaaaccaatgtcgagctgccgttaccgcggcagcaaattgaaaaccaatggcaggtaaaattttgctgccgtaaccgcggcaggtgggccgtaaggacacgacagggctgtcccttagggtgacaaatattgggtaagttggaacgtttttcttatggatacagtcttgatggatttggggttagggttaggatttaagtagatataattccgcatgaacaattagaatttggtacattagtttgtgaatataccgttaatactgattactgaatacagaatagcgctataaaaccatggcaagagctgccgcggttcgttcgtggcaggagctgccatgaagtggtaagaactgcgcctcctcAGGTCTGCCACTCACAAATTATTATAGCCAGAtttagatgttttttttttcacgtaGAGACGTGTATAATActttaatacagtaatatgtgAACAAATATTACTTAGAAGTTTACTGGTATCCTATGTAATTGAATTATTCGAATAAAGAATTAAACATGTGACGTTTTAATTAAATAGAAAGGACGTCGTTGGTCCGATGATTCAGTGCTTAGTATTgtagggtaccggtaccggtaccgtacctaatGTTGCCGAGTGGTGAGAATAATTTGTATAGTTCAAGTTGCTTAcgcacaattttaaaattatacagTTATTCAAGTGCTATTGAATTTgtcttttttactttttattgcCATGAACTATGCAGAGAGGTACGGTAACTGACAAACAGCATGATGTAAATAATGCACATACTGTTTATTAAAGTTGGCCTGATTCAAACAAAACAATGCTTCACTCATAACTTGCTGATTCGGTTGTCAAAAGCAAATAGGTACAGCAAAAACTTACAAAAATTCCTCTCAGGAAACAACATCAACAGATGTTAGCTTCTTCGGCATATAATATTATGTAATATAATAATCTTCGTACGCAAAATTGATTCATCCCCTAGAAAtccttaatataaaatctaacgTTAACTTATATTTAACTTGGcaaacagttacaaaattatcaatactgcaatatgTGGGTGacaaacattttttattctttttaattacttttttatcaatttttattacagtAACAGTATGGGATTTATCTAAAGTTTCTCATGTTTTTCTTTCATGTCTGTTTGTGGTTGTGCAGTTGTGTGTGAATTAAATCAATACGGTacttttaggtgagtgaacacgaaCCAATTCCTTCAAACTCATATTCCAATACGCGATAAACCTTACTTACAGACATAAAGTACTTTGCTCTCAatgattctataatcagtttttatttattgtttttttgtctGTTATGCTGGTTATGGAGTTGAAATATACTTATATTGTAATATACTCTGAGTCTTGGGTATAAAATGCCTACAAGGATGCAGTGCAGCAGTACTATAGTATACTGCTATACAAACCCTTACTTCTGAACTAGATTCTATTCTAGAATAGAATAATTTTTCCATTAACCAACAGTACCAGTTTTACTACAGTACAGCAGTACTAgggtatttgtttttatcttttttagtttttttgcaGATTACTGACCAGCTAAAGTCCTTTTTTGGCTTTACAGTAtcttaatctaaaataaaaatgagaaagtCAAAATCGTTGTCATGGATTCGCCCATTTTTGCCTGTCATACTTGGACTATCTCTTGGATTCAGTATGAGTCTTGTGCGAATACCACTTAATCAAGATGGCTGccaaaattttttaaaggaTCATATTGATCGTCAACTGAGATCTGTGGATTCAGACTTTAACCAAATAAACAGAGGGGATGGATTAAAAACAATGGATAAAGATGGAGCACCAGCTGAACCTATATACGACTCTTTTGAAGATTTTGAGCCAAGGATAATAACTGATCCTGGCTTAAAACCAAGAATTGATCTGTCTGCAAATAAGAAAAAAGTTGTTAGGACTCGATTTATAAGCACAGAATTAGGCATTCGAGAAAAACTATATGTTGGTGTGCTAACAAGTACAGATAAATTACAAAGCCTTGGTGTCGCTTTTAATAAAACAGCAgcacatattttgcaaaaagttgaattttacGTTGCTGCAGTATCAGACATGGAAAATCAGTCTAAGAATCCAAAGTATATGGTAACAAAAATGCTCAAAGGGGATACTATGGTGCATAGATTATATGAAATGATATCAAATATGTTGGAAGAAAACAAAGACACATACGACTGGTTCTTTATAGTAAAAGACAATGTTTATGTTCAAGGAGAACGTTTAGACAATCTTGTCAGTCACATTAGCATCAACAGAATATTATACATGGGAATGCCACATGTAACAAATATTGATTCACAATCAATATCATATTGTAGTATGGACAACGGCATTCTATTGTCACGACTTTTGCTCGTCACTCTTTTGCCAAATTTGCAAAAATGTGCCAATGAAGGCAGTATGAGTGATCCGAGTGTATGGTTGGGAAATTGCATTCATCAAACATTCGACGGTCGTATTAAATGCTCTACAGAGCAAGATGGTCAAAATTTTTTCAGTTATACAATTTCGGAAAAAATGTTTGACCCAGAACGAGTAGGAGGCACTTCATTTAGAGAATCACTCACTGTGGGAAATGTGGAAACACCTCCAATGTTCTATAAACTGCATAGACAGATTTCTCAATTTGAAATTGAGCTTGCATCAAAGGAAATCGAAGCTATACAACGTGAAATAGAATTCATCAACACAAAACTTCCAGATTCTGACAAACAGACATCATGGCCTATTGGTATAAATCCACCATTTAAACCCACAAATCGTTGGGATATTATAGTGTGGGACTATTTCACAGAAGAATACACTTTGACATGTCCTGGCGAGGTTCCCAAGTGTGAATTATCTGGAATTGATAAGCTGGATGTTCAGAACATTCTACAGATTGCCATGGAACGTCTAAATGATAAATATAATccacaaaaaattgttttggaaaAGAAAAAACTTTTGAATGGATATAGGCGTTTTGATCCACAAAGAGGCATGGAATATACTCTTGACCTTTTGCTCAATGCTATGGTAGAAGGCGAAAAGGGAGAAATAGAGATAAATCATAGAGTGCATTTGCTTCGTCCACTAAGTCAAGTTGAAATAATTCCGATGCCATATGTAACTGAAGCCACTAGAATAAGAATGATATTACCAATAACTGCAGACCAGAAATCCAATTTTGATGCATTTATACAAAGGTTCGCGTCAGCTTATTTGGATGCGGATGAGAACATTGAATTAAGTGTTGTTTTCATATATGATCCAAGTGATGCACAACGCATTCATGATGATGATGTTTTTGGTGATGTTAAGCAGAAATTACAAGAATACGaaacaaaatatcataaaaagAAACCAGCTGGGAATGCTAAGCTTATTCCTTGGGTTAGCATCAAGACTGAAGTTCCTTCACAACTGAAAACTATGGATGTTGTCGCTAAAAAACATCCGATGGATGCCCTTTTCTTTCTCACAAGTGTCAATGTTGTTCTGGATACAGAGTTCTTAAATCGTTGTCGAATGAATGCTGTACAGGGTTGGCAAACGTTTTTTCCTGTACCTTTCGCACAATATAACACGGACATTGTCTTCAAAGATAAACCAATTCCTAAGGATATTGAAATCAAGCCTAGTTACGGCCATTTTGATCTTTACTCATTTGATGAAGTTTGTTTTTATAACTCGGACTACATGGCAGCGAGAAATAAGCTCTCAGAATTCATTTCTGATAGTGATAACAATGCTGGTAAAGATCCTATGGATACCTTGGATATCTATAAACTATTAGTGAAATACTCTGAACTACATGTTTTTAGAGCAGTTGAACCACAGTTGAAGCGACATTACTCACATCGGCAATGTAATTCTAGATCTGGTGAGGATCTTTATCAAAAATGTGAAAGAAGCAATGCTGAAAGTCTTGCATCAAGGACACAATTAGCTATGGAGCTTTTCCCAgatgaaaatgagaaaaaattgtGAAGTGATAGAAATTGATTTGTTACTCTGCAATATGAGAAACTTGTATAGCTTCTGGTTATCAAGTTGAAACACAGCagtgaatattttcaattactGCTACACCTCAAATCACATTCTCATTTGGtgccttttttttaaatttgggaaGACTGTTTAGCCGTATTTCCGCCCTACTGTAAAATTCCACGAGAAatggaattgaaatgaaaaaagtaaTTCATGCAGTAATAATTCATTCtttgatatttattaaatatattcacccacatattaaaatattactaactgcatgttgtatttttaaatgaagcctttttattttttcatgttctCTTCAATCTTCGATTATTTTTATTGAGTtcttattcattattattattcacaCTGTAGTGTAGAACTTTATAAATGTATCATGATGATGTTCACCAAACAGTAAATAATAGTGTCTTATGCGTAATGTGGTGTTGgttatcaataaaatttatcttcaacacACATCCATCAATGCTTGTAGTTTTTGCATGATTTACTTTTCATAATGGTGCTTCTAAAATTTTGTTCTTGTATTCATTTCTTCGTGCCATATCTTATATagtaattttacttttttgttacatatttttataatactTCTGAATACAAGACGACATTTGTGAGAAACCGTTAAGATGTTTTAAAAACTAATTAGAATTCCCATGAATATAATATAACTACGGAGGCTCTTCCCGTAAAGTCATATGAAATTGACCAATTCAGAGTAGTTAAGAAGGTGATGATCACTATTTGGAGCACTAGAACCAGAAAAACGTGACATTTCTATATTCCCCGATAAAGTTTTACACAGTTATTGCAAGAGAaacaaattgtttttaatttagtgtattttttatgtattgAATATGTGCTATGATTTTGGATACAAAGTTCAAAGTTTATTCATATGCAATGGTGATTGGAATCTTTTAAATAGTGTTATTTGTAATTGGTAGGAAGTTTGGTCCAATATATTAAACCATATATATGATGCTATTTCCTAGAATACTACCAAGTACAAAGTGATTACAGACATGTTCTGCCAATGCTAGTAGTATGCAATCTCAAATTTCCGAAGAGACAATATAGCACTTATGCTAGGTCTTTTAAAACTTGACATGACCTAACATAGACTTCATTTCAGATTGCAGCTATTTTCCCACTGACGTTTTCACATATCAGGACAGATCGTTATAATCTTTCCATTTAAATGTTATTTGTTGATGTCATTAAACTCATTCCTCAATATGACTTGCTGCATTATTTCTTCAAATGATTTTGACAATACTGTGCATGTGACAGATATTATTCTGAACTTAATGTTTTGTGTTCATTCCTAATCAAATGACTTGGTACATCATCATATTCATTTCCCGCATATGGCATGAACTCGtctttttatttgttgtgtGTATTTTTGCATTTATAGTGAACAGTTTGCATATTTTTGTTAGttacttttttttcttgatGTTAACTGCACCATGTTGtacattaaattattatgaaattgtaatttttggTAATTATAAACAATTGGTCATTTTTGGAAACAACTAGTATGAAAATTCTGAACCTTGGAATGTATAATACTCATTTTTTCAGTTCATTATAAGGACCTCTTAAAGTATACGCACCAAGATatacaacctgaactcaggttgtgtaccaggttagggttcaggttatgcgacatcttggtgcgcatacttcaggagcacccattataatacatttttttattaaaattgtgaCTTCTCTAATGGCAACTTTCATGGGCTTTCCTTGTTCTATGTTTGATTAATTCCTTTTCATATTTCCTGATCTGCATCGATAATTGACTTTTCTTGTTGGGAATTTTCCTCATAGTATGGTCTCCCACACTTGCTTGGACGCAAGGAAACTTCACCTCTGTCATGGGTGGCGACTGGGATGCCGCGAGCTACTTTAACCATGCAGAAATAATGTAGCACATTGCTTGGAAATAAATGCCTATTTCCACGAGACCTAAAACTGATTGATTTGCGcagtttgcataaaatattatGCAATTGGAGTTTCCGTCCCCAGCAGTCAATTTTCTTCATATTATaaagttttgtttttcttgAGTACTTAATTGCTTGTGTAGTCTGCTCTGTCTATATTCACGTTGTCTTCTTATTGTGTCTGATTCcaagtaccggtatatattgtttattacctgaatatcaatcaaatatataaaatttttggtAATTAAGCTATTGGTGATTTTTTGATTCCGGGGATGACAGGGTGCGGAGGTTAAGAGTTTCCTGCTTGAATCCTTGATGTTAAAGGAAGGACTAGTTTTCAGCCTGTGTTCCCGAACAAACGCAGTCAGGGCTGGATATCTGTGATTTTGGGCGATGATTGCACGTTCTATTCGTTGTGTGTTAATAACGCATGCAGTCGGTGCTGCAAAATTTATCATGTGGAAATCAGCGACTATTTCGCTGTGTTTTATGAATGGTTTTTCAATAAACACCAAGTGCCTCActgtcaaatcaaatatttattttgacgTCGTTACGTCAACGCCCCGTGCGTTTGCTTACAAACATGAAAGTCGTGATGGGGAAGCATAAAGAGGGTAATTGCATTGTGTACATATTATTGTACTGGTGCATAATCATTCAGATATTatgatattttcatcaaataccGATAGCCATGAAGCATAATTAACAGCCACTGGTAATTGCAAAAAAATACATGCCAAAAATCGGGATTTCACAAGAGAATGTTCAATAATTCCGAAATACTTAACAAACCACAATGGAGTTAACGCCTGTACGCTATTTACTTTGTGGGTGGACTCATTTAAACGGGGTTACATCAAGCAGTACAAACGACACAGCTATGACGTGTGATTATTTTATTCCTTCCGAATTACCATTGGCTTGATTCGAAGAGCGACTTTCTCCGATGACGTCGAATGCTTGTTGAGAGAGCAAAGTACTTTTAGTGCTTTTCGCTTTGATGTAAGAATATTGAAAGAACGAAAATATAATATTCCATACTGGATAATGAAACTCTTGTAAAATGCTTtcgaaatttatttcataaactGTAATGAATGATGTagtgaaaaattatatttggtTAAATGTCCCGTATTCGAAAATGTGTGGCAGAATTACCCTCGGCGCCTACCCTTAAAATTATCCATATTTTCGCCTTCAGAAGGAATTCTTTTTTGTTCTCTGCTTGAGCGTGATGAGATACAATGGAATCGATTCAAAGCCATCATTAAAATTTGATGATTTCTCCAATTTTTCGTTACGCCCAAGCGCGATTGCTGATTGTTTCGTTCACACCTGCAACCTTGAGACGTAAGAGCATCGCGAGTGGTATCACCTGCGgtcaattaatattttttgttcgtGTTTTGACTTCAAACTACGGGCTCGCAAAATACTTCATTAACAAAACGTGAAAAAAGGCCAACTTCTGATTTTCTTCCGACATAGTGTTTTACACCAAGTTTGATATGAATTATATTACATAACCTAAAAACATCAACTTGGAACACCATTAGTACTTCAATCATGCTGATTAATACTAAATGTCGTTACCACATATAAAGCAATAAACTTGTGGTTGGTTTTTGAATTCAGAGCAGAACGGTATTTAATAGTAGTTGTTCACTAATGGTCGATGTATATCCCAGTTTATGCTTTCTAAAACGGTTTATAAAGATATTAATTGAACGTCTGTAGGCCAAAATATTCCTTTAACAATATATTCCCAGTGtcatttgaaattatattgagtCACGAAGTCAAGCAAATCTCGTCTTAATTGTATGGACAGCCGACGTCATCCAATAACGGATTATTCGACTTCTACCCTACGCACGGGAAATGAAAGCCACAAGCTCGTTTTATCGTCGaatctattttattttcaatcgcAATATATACACATAAATGTTGTGTGTGAATTTCAAGGGAACAGaataaaaaactttctttatcTTAATTATCTTTTCAGTGAAAGTCCGTACAAATTGGTTAAAAACTGGCCGACATTAGTGGATCGttctatacaaaaataattcaatcatGAATAAATTTAGCTTATTTTATCATAATAATTTTGGAAGGATACaagaacaattatttttgttattatcgCACAATCAGAAAGTAAAGTGAAATACGACGTTACGTCTTATTTGCCAGGTATTTACACCTGAGTACTGTACCCGACTGAGCAAGAGGCATATATAATAGCCCTTCTTCAGTCACCCGTGTTaagttaaatttatttatagaatGGAAGATGAATTTACTACACTTTTATAATAGTGCAGCTGGACGGAAAACTACAGCacttcaattaattttttaccgactttcaacaaaaaatcaaagaCGTAAACAGTTATAGAGCAGAGTACAATGATGtcatttcataaaatgaaataGTTCGGAATTCTGAGAGGAGTTTTATGAAGTAATCAACGGGAGAGTATACAAATTTAGGGAAGGATTGGCGAGTACATTGGTGTACTGCAAGTTGTAAAGTATAAAGTCAAAATATGGTAATCTTACCATTTATTCACAACCTTTAAAAAGTCAACTAGAATGCTTTCTCAAGTAACTTAACACTCACTAGAAAatacgaaatatattatttcagcAACTTAATACTTTAGCTACCACATGGGCACATACTGACATAAAGCGAGATTTATCTACCGGGATAAGATAAAAGCGTCAAAATTTATCACAGTTTTTATACCTTTTATCGTGTATAAGGAGTGCAACAAAGTAATCCACTTTTGGGTTGAGGCATGTTTGGACCCAGAGTTTCAAACATGAATACGATGGGCAATTGCGAATTAGCTGATAAAGCATTTTAGTATTATTGTTAAGGTTTTGTCGGTTGCAAGGGTATTTATTCGTCAACCTTATCGCATATCGATTATTTGTTTGATTAGTTATTAGTTAGAAAATACAATTCGAACAGCATTACAGAAAAGGTACCGTACGCTTAACAGCATGTATGCACTGAACAAATTGCCACACAACCCTGATTACGTGGGATAGATAACTAACAATTTTCATTATGTTTATAACTAGAAAACTTTTGTATCATTGGGGAAGCTTACAATAAAAGTTGTACAATAATTCAGTGCAAAAATGTACTCACAAAATTGTGAAAGGGTGAACTTGAAGAAATCACGTGAATCTAAGTTGAATTTTACAAGGATACTCATTATCATAATGGTCGGAGTTTGTATTGTCGGTGGTTTGCAATTGTACACAaaaacttctttaattccatCAGGTAATTTCTATCCGAGTCACTaagtaatacagtaatattatgTGAATCATATATAATGTAGTCTAGCTTGGATGTTGGTGTGACAATAAACGAGTTGTTTCGTGCACACGTTGTGTAAGAGAAGAATAAGagacacgaaatatttttttcatataaaacaaataattgtcCATGTTtgttattaattataaatagtGGACGGAGGAAcgtttttatttagaaaaaaatatttcaatacacACATAAGtacgaaattttaattttcaaacattCTAGATTCAACCACAAAAAGAAGTCTAACACGAATAGAACAATCGTTACAGGTATGTTTACTTCAATCTTTATGTTGACTAGGTGTAGAACACCGGCTATTGATCATTTCCGTTAAAAATTAGAATCATTACACCGACGTATATACTTATAGAAATATTAATGTTTGAGAGTGTGTAATGTTTATTATTCACTTTCGCACCCCATATTGTGCAGGAAGTActcgataacaaattcgcaagattaGAGACTAGCAATTAACCTTAATCGCGGACAATATCAATTGCGCAACTTTGTAATTACTCAACCTAATTGCACGCTTAAGTGCTTACAAAATAATTAATGAGCAGAAGTTCTTCATTACGACCGCGTTGAAGTTTGTTTATAGTAGGTAGACGAGATAGTATTTTGCTTGACGATGGATAATTGACGGAAAAAGAAGTTTGCAAGGACTGTCATTAACCACATTTTGTAATACGTCGATTATGGTAGAAATCTTTCGCATAGGATTCGGAAGAGGGTGGTTCAAAGTTTTAATGCTTGCACATTTACACACCAATGACCCTTTCTgcttattgaatatttcttctaTATATTTTCATCCACAAGGTGTTGTCTCATGAAATCAAACCGCATAAACTAGGTTTGAATAGCAGTCTCAGATCCTGTTACTTTTTGTCTCCCATTCCATGTTTCATTCCATGTCTGAAAATGTGCGGCTATAATTTCCACTGATACAAAGTATAAGTGATGTTAATAATGAAATTCTTACACCTTTACTATCGGATAGGTCGTTAAGTCTCACGTGATCTTACTTTTTGCGTTGACTGTCATCTGTCGCATACAGCAAAATAAATCCAGCTCAGCCACTATGTAATTTTTGTAATTATCTTTGATATTTAATACCGGTTTATTTTGGGATTTTACGTTTTTAGAAACTGTTCCCACTTTTAAGATCTTCCAAGGCTAAGCGGTCTAAGGTCTAAGCGACTTCAATCGTTCAACCCAGTTGTTCCCAACCCTCTCTATGCATAAGAACAAATTGATTGATTCAACTATACGTGGATTCCCAGCTAGTGACATGCGCATGTCGCATTTGTTCAGGACGGAGCCATTCCTCCCTGACTTGGAAACGTACTTTAACCCAAGGTTTGTTTAAGCCTAGGGCGATATCGCCGACTTGTAAAGGGGGACGAAACGATTCGTTGATGAGCACCGCAATGTgacatgaaaatattttcagcgtGGAAGGTATTTgcacattttaaaatatgtacGTGGGTGTTCTTTGTGACGCAGTAAATAGGTATATCAAAAAATCCAAAGAAGCATAGCCACGTCGATATTGCCTATGAGAACCGAGTTATGACGCTGCttattgtattgtttttttattttaggttacTCGAATCGGaacaatttccaaaaaagtCTTCGGCAGTTATGGCATATCCCTGAAATTTCGTACGAGAAATATTCCTCCTGGCAACACCACATTGAACATTATCGGACCCGATAAACTACGGATTGACGACAacaataacgatattcgaaatgTATTCAGATCGCAAGTATGTCAAAACAATACAGTTTGTAAAAGAAAACTGTCgcttgaaattttgacatatatttTCAAGAGGATAAATGACACCAGGTAATTGttttataatacaaatttataataataggaagtatacaaataatatttaatttcccGTCGCTAACGCCACGCTCAAACAATGATACTATACCCTACAAGTTTACTATCGATAAGATTTAATTTAacattacaaatattttcatacatTTTAATCCGTTCCACAGCTTGTTACCTTTCTGTAAGGTTTAAGAAATATCATCGAACCTTATCAGGACTCTTtttaaactaaaaccaaattaaGGTCTATagacaaaacaaaaaactattgagaattgaaattttgaatttggcTATTGTagtatgataaataaattgacGACTCATGATTATTCCTCTACTCGAAGCGCTGCATAACTTTTGTACTCATTTTGTTTCTACAACTACTCTAATGTAGTAATATATTATCTGATATCCAGGTATAAAATACCCAACGTCGTTCATTATATTTGGTTCGGTTGCGAAAGAGAGTTTGACTTCTATCATTATATCAGTATGCTGACTTCAATCAGAAATCTGAAACCAACTGCAATAATTTTGCATTCTGATTGTGAACCTAGAGGCCTGTGGT contains:
- the LOC120325835 gene encoding chondroitin sulfate synthase 2-like codes for the protein MRKSKSLSWIRPFLPVILGLSLGFSMSLVRIPLNQDGCQNFLKDHIDRQLRSVDSDFNQINRGDGLKTMDKDGAPAEPIYDSFEDFEPRIITDPGLKPRIDLSANKKKVVRTRFISTELGIREKLYVGVLTSTDKLQSLGVAFNKTAAHILQKVEFYVAAVSDMENQSKNPKYMVTKMLKGDTMVHRLYEMISNMLEENKDTYDWFFIVKDNVYVQGERLDNLVSHISINRILYMGMPHVTNIDSQSISYCSMDNGILLSRLLLVTLLPNLQKCANEGSMSDPSVWLGNCIHQTFDGRIKCSTEQDGQNFFSYTISEKMFDPERVGGTSFRESLTVGNVETPPMFYKLHRQISQFEIELASKEIEAIQREIEFINTKLPDSDKQTSWPIGINPPFKPTNRWDIIVWDYFTEEYTLTCPGEVPKCELSGIDKLDVQNILQIAMERLNDKYNPQKIVLEKKKLLNGYRRFDPQRGMEYTLDLLLNAMVEGEKGEIEINHRVHLLRPLSQVEIIPMPYVTEATRIRMILPITADQKSNFDAFIQRFASAYLDADENIELSVVFIYDPSDAQRIHDDDVFGDVKQKLQEYETKYHKKKPAGNAKLIPWVSIKTEVPSQLKTMDVVAKKHPMDALFFLTSVNVVLDTEFLNRCRMNAVQGWQTFFPVPFAQYNTDIVFKDKPIPKDIEIKPSYGHFDLYSFDEVCFYNSDYMAARNKLSEFISDSDNNAGKDPMDTLDIYKLLVKYSELHVFRAVEPQLKRHYSHRQCNSRSGEDLYQKCERSNAESLASRTQLAMELFPDENEKKL